Genomic segment of Streptomyces sp. NA02950:
CGATCCCGCGCCGCGGCCGCCCGCCGCGCGACGCCGCCCCGGGTGAGGCCGGCTCACCGGCCGACTGACCGGCCGACTGACCGGCTGACCGACCGGTTGACCGACCGACCGGCCCGGGGCGACACCACTCCCTCCGCACGTCTCTGACCCGCATAAACGATCTATTCACCGTATCTATACACGCGATGTATACCCATCGTGTAGAGTGCCGCGCATGTCCATCGGCCACACCCTGCTCGGACTCCTGGAGTCCGGCCCGCGCCACGGTTACGACCTCAAGCGGGCCTTCGACGAACGATTCGGTCACGACCGCCCGCTCCACTACGGGCAGGTCTACTCGACCATGTCCCGCCTGCTGAAGAACGGTCTCGTCGAGGTCGACGGCATCGAGCACGGCGGCGGCCCGGAACGCAAGCGCTACGCCATCACCGACGCGGGCATCACCGATGTCGAGCAGTGGCTCACCCAGCCCGAGAAGCCCGAGCCGTACCTCCAGTCGGTGCTCTACACCAAGGTCGTCCTCGCCCTGCTCACCGGGCGCGACGCGGCCGATCTGCTCGATGTCCAGCGGGCCGAGCATCTGCGGCTGATGCGCGATCTGACCCAGCG
This window contains:
- a CDS encoding PadR family transcriptional regulator encodes the protein MSIGHTLLGLLESGPRHGYDLKRAFDERFGHDRPLHYGQVYSTMSRLLKNGLVEVDGIEHGGGPERKRYAITDAGITDVEQWLTQPEKPEPYLQSVLYTKVVLALLTGRDAADLLDVQRAEHLRLMRDLTQRKREGDLSDQLICDHALFHLEADLRWLELTAARLGQLGKAVRS